TAGCACACCTAAAACGAACAGTAATAAAATATACTTCATTATTAAAATTATAAACTTTTGAATTCAGGTAAATTATTAATTTTCTCTTTAGTTTCTTCTGCTCTTAAAGCTTCTCTTTTATTATTGCGCTCCATTTTGCCTTCATTTATATTACCTTCAAACTCTTTTGTGAAGGTTATTTTGGTAACAAATGGCTTGTATCCTCTTAGGTGTTGTAATGCAAACCAAGCAGCAAAGGCTTCCTTTGCTACAGGAATAGTATTAGGGATATCTTCAATATCTGTAATATCAAGTCCAAAATGATCCCATAGGGTTACTTCATAATTTATTTTGTAGTTATCATTGTCAAACTGAACTTCTGACACATACACTTCTGTTGCCCAAATATCATTTAAAGCAATCGTTTCACCTTTTATAGTATCTAAAAGAGAACCAAATGTTGGCTTCGCAAAGTTTGCTCCTTTCGCAGTTGTTTTCCCTCTATAACCCCTTTCGTCATAATTTTTATCAATTTGCTTTTCAATAATATCTGACAATTTCCCTTTACTTGTTTTTATTTTTTCTGCAATAAAGTCTTCCAAATTTGAACAATATTCCAAGGTAGCTTTATGATTTGCGATATCATTGGTTAATATAGGATCTTCGTAAATACCTCCTTCGTTACGTTTGAATTTTGCAATCATACGTTTAATATTGCCCTCCATTTCACCATAGGAAAAACATAGTGTTGCCCACTCTTCAAATGCTTTAAAAATATTCTCATCACTTGTGTCCCAGAATAGCAAATTACCTTCATGATAATCCTTTATATCTTTTCCAGAATCTTCGTACACCCAATCTTTAATGAGCCATGCTTTAGCATCATAAATTCGTTCTTTAGAATAAATGGCTTTAGGATAGTTAACTTTATCAAAATCGTCAGCTATTCTCATCATTTCTGCATTGTTTTGAGCATCAATCTCTCTTTGTACATTAGCAAAATGATCTGAACCTTCTGACGGTGTAGAGTGATTAAATGATTTGTCGAATGGATTTTCTTTTAAGTTTTCAACATTTGCAAAAATTGCATGTTTGTTAATATCAAAACCTCTTTCAATATATTCTTTTTTAAATCGCTCTACAGATTCCGAATCATATACATTATTTGGAGTTTTAGTTGCGATACCTTTACCATAGGTTAAATCTTCCGCAATATTTGTACCTTCTCTATTTAACCCTGGAACTTTAAATCTATCCACGCAAAAAGGAAAACAAACAACAGGCACTTCTACACTCACATCCTTACTGGCTTCGTTGCACCATGCATAAACTCTAATGTTTTCGGCTTCTTCGGGGGTGTATTTATAACAGATTATGCCATCTTGCTCAAAAGCATTGGATATGGTAAGTTCTTTCAGCTTTCCATCATTATTTAGTTCTACGCTCCACTGCGTGTTGTTTAACTTATAGCCCTCACCATCGTTGTATTCGGTGGCTTTGTAAATATAACTGTTCCCCATTATCAACTCCTCCACTATTTTGCCGTCTTCGGTAAACGGTCCTTCAAGCTTCTTAACCAATAACG
This portion of the Saccharicrinis fermentans DSM 9555 = JCM 21142 genome encodes:
- a CDS encoding DUF3289 family protein is translated as MVKKLEGPFTEDGKIVEELIMGNSYIYKATEYNDGEGYKLNNTQWSVELNNDGKLKELTISNAFEQDGIICYKYTPEEAENIRVYAWCNEASKDVSVEVPVVCFPFCVDRFKVPGLNREGTNIAEDLTYGKGIATKTPNNVYDSESVERFKKEYIERGFDINKHAIFANVENLKENPFDKSFNHSTPSEGSDHFANVQREIDAQNNAEMMRIADDFDKVNYPKAIYSKERIYDAKAWLIKDWVYEDSGKDIKDYHEGNLLFWDTSDENIFKAFEEWATLCFSYGEMEGNIKRMIAKFKRNEGGIYEDPILTNDIANHKATLEYCSNLEDFIAEKIKTSKGKLSDIIEKQIDKNYDERGYRGKTTAKGANFAKPTFGSLLDTIKGETIALNDIWATEVYVSEVQFDNDNYKINYEVTLWDHFGLDITDIEDIPNTIPVAKEAFAAWFALQHLRGYKPFVTKITFTKEFEGNINEGKMERNNKREALRAEETKEKINNLPEFKSL